A portion of the Tenacibaculum todarodis genome contains these proteins:
- a CDS encoding AAA family ATPase: MITSIFLRHFKIYKGITFIPISEGVGFSSLIGENGVGKSSVLEAIDCVLNQKNNNWPINNEAKNEGVGGDNFPYIAPVFLIKKEKLRNTKLADQELFRKAEKLSNFIWNNNLKAPTKSSSAFNEHVNELKKSYDKDDYFILIVGKKHNDNSIYFGGYQNYLDFIGEKPTIKPSEKEIQEYFKGFYDYIISHYSYLYIPVETDVFTYTKLETVEMQKLMDKNIQDEIVKAIKPGTLKQINKDLNYFVKDVESILEEYEYKGYHKNSLTMPDLVSKIIEAYFSIKVLNKKPKNGSKLIPVSELSSGEKRKALIDVAYSFLLKNKNTNSNVILAVDEPEASLHISACYDQFEKLFSLTKNKHQIIISTHWYGFLPIVLNGSATSIRKKASNENSADFFNLYNYRETITQARKKTKGKLPIDYNIKSYNDLVQSILFSILKNEPYNWIVCEGLSEKIYFEIMFKNEIENNKLRILPLGSFKEVRKLYNNLLSPIKDPDYTINGKVICLIDTDSERVEVDYENNNKNLFFYRLWNNKKNNLKTELIDVNRNSMNPPTEIEDCLNPYVYKQTLIEFTEEYESIKSIISNCEVRENATNSYSTFDLRDSEKDDIKAFFDDNQGYNKIRFAEKYIEILQKPFFKDENEMEWIMKIKKVIN; the protein is encoded by the coding sequence ATGATAACATCTATATTTTTACGCCATTTTAAAATTTATAAAGGAATTACTTTCATCCCTATTTCAGAAGGAGTTGGGTTTTCTAGTTTAATTGGCGAAAATGGAGTTGGAAAAAGTTCTGTTTTAGAAGCTATTGATTGTGTTTTGAATCAAAAAAACAATAATTGGCCAATAAATAACGAAGCCAAAAATGAAGGTGTTGGTGGAGATAATTTTCCATATATAGCTCCAGTATTTTTAATCAAAAAAGAAAAATTAAGAAACACAAAACTAGCGGACCAAGAATTATTCCGAAAAGCTGAAAAATTATCCAATTTTATTTGGAACAATAATCTTAAGGCTCCAACAAAAAGTTCATCTGCATTTAATGAGCACGTTAATGAATTGAAAAAGTCTTATGATAAAGATGATTATTTCATTCTAATCGTTGGTAAAAAACATAATGATAACTCTATATATTTTGGAGGTTATCAAAACTATCTAGATTTTATCGGAGAAAAACCAACAATAAAACCCTCTGAAAAAGAAATACAAGAATATTTTAAAGGTTTTTATGATTATATTATCTCACACTATTCTTACTTATATATTCCAGTAGAAACAGATGTTTTTACTTATACCAAATTAGAAACTGTAGAAATGCAGAAACTAATGGACAAAAACATTCAGGATGAAATCGTTAAAGCAATTAAACCAGGAACCTTAAAACAAATCAATAAAGATTTAAATTATTTTGTTAAAGATGTTGAAAGTATATTAGAAGAATACGAGTATAAAGGCTATCACAAGAATAGCTTAACAATGCCTGATTTAGTTTCTAAAATAATTGAAGCATACTTTTCTATTAAGGTTTTAAACAAAAAGCCAAAAAACGGCTCTAAACTAATACCTGTCAGCGAATTAAGTTCTGGTGAGAAAAGAAAAGCACTAATTGATGTAGCATATTCATTTCTCTTAAAAAATAAGAACACAAATTCAAATGTAATTCTAGCTGTTGACGAACCAGAAGCATCTTTACATATTTCTGCTTGTTATGACCAATTTGAAAAACTTTTTAGTTTAACTAAAAATAAACATCAAATAATCATATCTACCCATTGGTATGGATTTTTACCAATTGTTTTGAATGGAAGTGCAACTTCAATTAGAAAAAAAGCTTCAAATGAGAACTCTGCTGATTTTTTTAATCTATATAATTACAGAGAAACAATAACACAAGCTAGAAAAAAAACTAAAGGTAAATTACCAATTGACTATAATATTAAAAGCTATAATGATTTAGTTCAATCAATTCTATTTTCAATTTTAAAAAATGAACCATACAATTGGATTGTATGTGAAGGTCTTTCAGAAAAAATATATTTTGAAATTATGTTCAAAAACGAAATTGAAAATAACAAATTAAGAATACTTCCTTTGGGTTCTTTCAAAGAAGTCAGAAAGTTATATAATAACTTATTATCTCCAATCAAAGATCCAGATTATACTATAAATGGTAAAGTCATTTGCCTTATTGACACAGATTCAGAAAGAGTAGAAGTTGATTATGAAAACAATAATAAAAATTTATTTTTTTATAGACTTTGGAATAATAAAAAAAATAATTTAAAAACTGAACTTATAGACGTAAACAGAAACTCAATGAATCCACCAACTGAAATTGAAGACTGTTTGAATCCATACGTTTATAAGCAAACATTAATTGAATTTACAGAGGAATACGAAAGCATTAAAAGTATTATAAGTAACTGTGAAGTTAGAGAAAATGCGACTAACTCCTATTCTACTTTCGATTTAAGAGATAGTGAAAAAGATGATATCAAAGCTTTTTTCGATGATAATCAAGGTTATAACAAAATAAGATTTGCAGAAAAATATATTGAAATCTTACAAAAACCATTTTTCAAAGATGAAAATGAAATGGAATGGATTATGAAAATAAAAAAAGTAATTAACTAG
- a CDS encoding IS110 family transposase has protein sequence MKNYREVVGIDVSKKTIDAYCYHAQVHQEFKNDIAGYKSLLKWVLKQTKESAVFYCFENTGYYSLKLALYFHSKKVVYVEESPLKIKRSSGIVKEKTDKLDAQVIAKYGWFYREELMPSTVKSSSHLELGRLLALRDQLVRNNAGLKGTLKEMKVLLTSSTTDLGCISLKRSIDYLSKQVKSIEIRIEEIIFDDVSMSKNYELLKSMKGIGLVVACQLIYHTGNFTRFKSWRAFSSYCGTAPFEHRSGTSIHRRKQCHYLGDRKMKSLLSMASVSAIQHDSELKLYYQKKLAEGKDKMLAINNVRNKLIARAFAVVKRGTPYVVLQNYAA, from the coding sequence ATGAAAAATTACAGAGAAGTAGTAGGAATAGATGTATCAAAAAAGACGATTGATGCCTATTGTTATCATGCTCAAGTTCACCAAGAGTTTAAGAACGATATAGCTGGTTACAAAAGTCTCTTAAAATGGGTTTTAAAACAGACAAAAGAAAGTGCTGTTTTTTATTGTTTTGAGAACACAGGTTATTATTCATTAAAGTTGGCACTTTATTTCCATAGTAAGAAAGTTGTTTATGTTGAGGAGAGTCCGTTAAAAATTAAGCGTTCTTCTGGGATTGTAAAAGAGAAAACAGATAAGCTAGATGCTCAAGTAATAGCAAAGTATGGTTGGTTTTACAGAGAAGAGTTAATGCCGAGTACAGTAAAAAGCAGTTCTCATTTAGAACTTGGTAGACTGTTAGCTTTAAGAGATCAATTAGTTCGAAATAATGCAGGTTTAAAAGGCACTTTAAAAGAGATGAAAGTACTTTTAACAAGTTCTACAACAGATTTAGGTTGTATCAGTTTAAAGCGTAGTATTGACTATTTGTCTAAACAAGTAAAATCTATAGAAATTAGAATTGAAGAAATCATTTTTGATGATGTTTCTATGAGTAAAAATTACGAATTACTAAAAAGTATGAAAGGAATTGGTTTGGTCGTTGCTTGCCAATTAATTTATCATACAGGTAACTTTACCCGTTTTAAAAGTTGGCGTGCTTTTTCCAGTTATTGTGGAACTGCACCTTTTGAGCATCGTTCTGGCACCAGCATTCACAGGCGAAAACAATGTCATTATTTAGGAGACAGAAAGATGAAAAGTTTATTGAGTATGGCAAGTGTTTCTGCAATACAACATGATAGTGAGTTAAAGTTGTATTATCAAAAAAAGTTGGCAGAAGGAAAAGATAAAATGTTGGCGATAAATAATGTGAGAAACAAACTAATAGCAAGAGCATTTGCAGTTGTTAAAAGAGGAACACCATATGTTGTTCTTCAAAATTATGCTGCTTAA
- a CDS encoding SRPBCC family protein, producing the protein MPKIELQTEIKADRKVVFDLSRSIDLHKISTEQTNEEAIAGKTSGLIGMDESVTWRAKHFGIYQKLTSKITEFDRPNFFVDEMVKGAFKEFKHEHHFAELNNGTLMTDIFEYNSPFGILGKIADKLFLKKYMTELLTERNRVVKEFAESEKWKEIINE; encoded by the coding sequence ATGCCCAAAATTGAACTTCAAACTGAAATAAAAGCTGATAGAAAAGTTGTATTTGACCTTTCGAGAAGTATCGATTTACACAAAATTTCCACTGAACAAACTAATGAAGAAGCAATCGCTGGAAAAACAAGCGGATTAATTGGAATGGATGAAAGCGTAACGTGGAGAGCTAAACATTTTGGAATCTACCAAAAACTGACTTCCAAAATAACGGAATTTGACCGACCAAATTTCTTTGTGGACGAAATGGTTAAAGGAGCATTTAAAGAATTTAAACACGAACATCACTTTGCGGAATTGAATAACGGAACTTTGATGACTGATATTTTTGAGTATAATTCACCTTTTGGAATATTAGGAAAGATTGCAGACAAACTATTCCTTAAAAAATATATGACTGAATTACTGACCGAACGAAATAGAGTTGTAAAAGAGTTTGCGGAATCTGAAAAATGGAAAGAAATAATAAATGAATAA
- a CDS encoding phospholipase D-like domain-containing protein, whose product MTTTTATFTGIKKKIQEQIEKSKSSIKISVAWFTSKDLLGQLIDKVENGCQVEIIISDNIENKRLSFDKFIKLGGKVFIMQTRSGKFLHDKFAVFDENKLIAGSYNWTNSAEYYNHEFIIQSEENILLKQFNIRFKNLKEIVTNYDQLILSSKSELLADTKETEFLKLENELEERFMETIKEANDLGAKINSNNIISYIHNYGAIGGASRLINLGTEKLQSGFIKLWEIKRLDISFESIILQEKYRILFSKEILEKAEKRLKKLEGK is encoded by the coding sequence ATGACGACAACGACAGCAACATTTACAGGAATAAAAAAGAAAATTCAAGAACAAATTGAAAAATCAAAAAGCTCAATTAAAATTTCTGTTGCGTGGTTTACAAGTAAAGATTTATTAGGTCAATTAATTGATAAAGTTGAAAATGGGTGTCAAGTTGAAATAATAATAAGTGACAATATTGAAAATAAGAGATTATCATTTGATAAATTTATTAAACTTGGAGGTAAAGTTTTTATAATGCAAACAAGGAGCGGGAAATTTCTGCACGATAAATTTGCAGTTTTTGATGAAAATAAGCTAATTGCTGGTTCTTATAATTGGACAAATTCAGCTGAATATTATAATCACGAATTCATTATACAAAGTGAGGAAAATATATTGTTGAAACAATTCAATATTAGATTTAAAAACTTAAAAGAAATTGTTACAAATTATGACCAATTAATACTATCAAGTAAATCCGAATTATTAGCAGACACGAAAGAAACCGAATTTCTAAAACTTGAGAATGAATTAGAAGAACGATTTATGGAAACTATAAAAGAAGCTAATGATTTAGGTGCGAAAATTAATTCAAATAACATTATTTCATATATTCATAATTATGGAGCAATTGGAGGAGCTTCAAGATTAATTAATTTAGGAACCGAAAAATTACAATCAGGATTTATAAAACTTTGGGAAATAAAAAGATTAGACATAAGTTTTGAAAGTATAATTCTTCAGGAAAAATATAGAATACTATTTAGTAAAGAAATTTTAGAAAAAGCTGAAAAAAGATTAAAAAAATTAGAAGGGAAATAA
- a CDS encoding tetratricopeptide repeat protein, translated as MTFALVVFGCNGADYYNLGIYQARQGNQEKAIEYFTKAIEVNPKDADAYYNRAYAQHLLGGKEKQTISDYSKSLELNPNDNEAHMNRGLIYMKMGNNEKAISDYKESIRINPNYSIVYGNLGNAYKLKLDNEKACENWKKSLELGNENVRPRIKMNCE; from the coding sequence TTGACTTTTGCATTAGTGGTTTTTGGCTGTAACGGAGCTGATTATTACAATCTCGGAATTTACCAAGCAAGACAAGGAAATCAAGAAAAAGCAATAGAATATTTCACAAAAGCGATAGAAGTTAATCCTAAAGATGCAGACGCATATTATAATCGAGCTTACGCACAACACTTATTAGGTGGAAAGGAAAAGCAAACAATTTCTGATTACTCAAAATCTTTAGAACTAAATCCAAATGACAACGAAGCTCATATGAATCGTGGACTTATTTATATGAAAATGGGAAATAATGAAAAAGCAATTTCTGATTACAAAGAGTCAATCCGAATTAATCCTAATTATTCAATTGTATATGGAAATTTAGGAAATGCATACAAACTGAAATTAGATAATGAAAAGGCTTGTGAGAATTGGAAAAAATCTTTGGAATTAGGAAACGAAAATGTCCGACCAAGAATAAAAATGAATTGTGAATAA
- a CDS encoding DUF6266 family protein — translation MGKIPQGILGSLSGKVGSIIGGSWKGIDYIRIKPASVANPRTEGQVNQRNKFTITLEYLQATKDFIKIGYKSFATKKTEFNAAMSYVLNNAVGGVAPNFTIDYSLALLSRGGLSGVLNGTTDLTNAGQVSFGWGDNSAEGNANATDKAMVLVYNPSKKESISILDGADRTVGSQVVTIPGTYAGDAVELFMAFVSADGTQVSNSVYLGSGTAA, via the coding sequence ATGGGAAAAATTCCACAGGGTATTTTAGGAAGCTTATCGGGTAAGGTAGGAAGTATTATTGGAGGTAGTTGGAAAGGTATCGACTACATAAGAATTAAGCCAGCAAGTGTGGCGAATCCTCGTACAGAGGGACAAGTGAATCAGCGTAATAAATTTACTATTACTTTGGAGTATTTGCAAGCGACTAAAGATTTTATAAAAATCGGTTATAAGTCATTTGCAACCAAGAAAACGGAATTTAATGCTGCTATGTCTTATGTGTTGAATAATGCAGTAGGCGGTGTTGCACCTAACTTCACGATTGATTATTCTTTAGCGTTATTAAGTAGAGGTGGTTTGTCTGGTGTTTTAAATGGTACAACTGATTTAACCAATGCAGGACAAGTTTCTTTTGGATGGGGTGACAACTCAGCAGAAGGAAATGCAAATGCAACGGATAAAGCAATGGTGTTAGTTTACAACCCAAGTAAGAAAGAATCAATTTCTATTCTTGATGGTGCTGATAGAACAGTAGGTTCTCAAGTCGTTACTATACCAGGCACTTATGCAGGTGATGCAGTAGAGCTATTTATGGCGTTTGTTTCTGCTGATGGAACACAAGTATCAAACAGCGTGTATTTAGGCTCTGGTACGGCAGCTTAA
- a CDS encoding DUF6943 family protein — protein sequence MSTFELKTHRTGKTYSNPHFFILNKGLNSGKPLSNPCPNCFVVTTSTEKEKNTLFHLSMMLQIGGFYAYYLKGSVIPFISIDDCRKTLKNSLKSNSNTEDIMQKHIKAVEVISKKEKELQNVIDKMAVLKVAYIRNCFNLMQTKEA from the coding sequence ATGTCAACTTTTGAACTGAAAACACACCGTACAGGAAAAACTTACTCAAACCCTCATTTTTTCATCTTAAACAAAGGACTAAACAGCGGAAAACCGCTCTCAAATCCTTGTCCTAATTGTTTTGTAGTTACTACTTCAACCGAAAAAGAGAAAAACACACTTTTTCATTTATCTATGATGCTACAAATAGGCGGTTTTTACGCTTATTATTTAAAAGGAAGTGTTATTCCGTTTATCTCTATAGATGATTGCAGAAAAACGCTTAAAAATAGTTTAAAATCTAATTCTAATACAGAGGATATAATGCAAAAACATATTAAAGCGGTTGAGGTTATCAGTAAAAAAGAAAAAGAGTTACAAAATGTCATTGATAAAATGGCAGTTTTAAAGGTCGCATATATACGTAATTGTTTCAACTTGATGCAAACGAAAGAAGCATAA
- a CDS encoding type I restriction endonuclease subunit R, producing the protein MTTQPEQVLENNLVSQLIALGHKSVVIKTEDDLLSNLKSQLEKHNKTTFTVSEFERIVIHLSKGNIFDKAKTLRDKYVLLKDNGDKAYIEFINQDFWCQNQFQVTNQITINGKRENRYDVTILINGLPLVQIELKRRGIELKEAFNQIQRYQKESFAFNNALFNYVQIFVISNGVDTKYYANSQKQSFKFTSFWGDEKNKKITQLEPFTSIFLEPCHIAKMITKYIVLHESDKTLMVLRPYQFFAVESIIDRVKNSDKNGYIWHTTGSGKTLTSFKASQILTHNPKIKKVVFVVDRQDLDDQTVREFRAFDKDSIDGTENTKMLISQFLDNNRPLLVTTIQKLNGAIKNVKFRRQIEVLKDEKVVFIFDECHRSQFGDTHKRIVNFFTNHQLFGFTGTPIFVKNAISKKSIKQTTANLFHECLHQYVITDAIRDENVLKFSIEYYNVFKSKDGVDDTKVEDINKQEVYESDDYLNTITNYIIANHNRKTHHRTFTAMFCVSSVDILIKYYDLLKAKKEAGEHLLNIATIFSYNVNEEDKDANGQIQEEDVNDDKPVNKHSRDKLDEFIADYNKQFGSKHSTKDGNAFLNYKKDISKRVKNKQIDILLVVNMFLTGFDSKSLNTLYVDKNLNFHGLIQAYSRTNRILNEKKSQGNILAFRNLKQNTDDAIALFSDKNAQETIIIAPYEEQVKKFNEAYKVLMGIAPTVDSVNDLVTEEDELEFAKAFREIMRLKNILSSFIEFTFDDTYMKDQEFADYTSKYLDLYDKIKTNNQKETVSILDEIDFELELIHRDEINVAYIMKLLAQLKDAKPKDQAKQKKQIIDLIAGESELRSKRVLIEKFIQNNLPKINDSEAIEDEFKNYWQVETKKALQDLSKAEALKQDKVEDIINDFLFTGRMATEDEVIEALEKQPSVLQRESISTRITEKIKDFVKTFINGVDN; encoded by the coding sequence ATGACAACACAACCAGAACAAGTATTAGAAAACAATTTAGTAAGCCAATTAATAGCATTAGGCCATAAATCGGTTGTTATAAAAACAGAAGATGATTTATTAAGCAATCTAAAATCCCAATTAGAAAAGCATAATAAAACCACATTTACAGTTTCAGAGTTTGAAAGAATAGTCATACATCTTTCAAAAGGTAATATTTTCGATAAAGCCAAAACCTTACGAGATAAATATGTACTTCTAAAAGATAACGGAGATAAAGCATATATTGAGTTTATCAATCAAGATTTTTGGTGTCAAAATCAATTCCAAGTAACCAATCAAATTACTATCAATGGCAAACGTGAAAACCGTTACGATGTTACCATTCTCATTAATGGCTTACCATTAGTACAAATAGAATTAAAGCGCAGAGGTATAGAACTTAAAGAAGCCTTTAATCAAATACAACGATATCAAAAAGAATCATTTGCTTTTAATAATGCACTATTTAATTATGTACAAATCTTTGTAATTAGTAATGGTGTAGATACCAAGTATTATGCAAATAGTCAAAAGCAGAGTTTTAAGTTTACATCGTTTTGGGGTGATGAAAAGAATAAAAAAATCACACAATTAGAGCCATTTACAAGCATCTTTTTAGAGCCTTGTCATATTGCTAAAATGATTACTAAATACATTGTATTACACGAAAGTGATAAAACATTAATGGTATTAAGACCTTATCAGTTTTTTGCAGTAGAATCAATTATTGATAGAGTTAAAAATTCTGATAAAAATGGATATATATGGCATACCACAGGTTCAGGTAAAACGCTAACATCATTCAAAGCAAGTCAAATATTAACACATAATCCTAAAATTAAAAAAGTAGTATTTGTAGTAGATAGGCAAGATTTAGACGACCAAACCGTAAGAGAATTTAGGGCATTCGATAAAGATAGTATTGATGGTACAGAGAATACCAAAATGCTTATCAGTCAATTTTTAGATAATAACAGACCTTTATTAGTTACAACAATTCAGAAGTTAAACGGTGCTATAAAAAATGTAAAGTTTAGAAGGCAAATAGAAGTCTTAAAAGATGAAAAAGTAGTATTCATATTTGATGAGTGTCATCGTTCTCAATTTGGAGATACTCATAAGCGAATTGTAAACTTCTTTACCAATCATCAATTATTTGGTTTTACAGGAACACCAATATTTGTAAAAAATGCGATTAGTAAAAAGAGTATCAAACAAACAACTGCAAACCTATTTCACGAGTGTTTACATCAATACGTAATTACAGATGCTATTAGAGATGAAAATGTATTAAAATTCTCAATAGAATATTACAATGTTTTTAAATCTAAAGACGGTGTAGATGATACTAAAGTAGAGGATATAAACAAGCAAGAAGTATATGAAAGTGATGATTATCTAAATACCATTACTAATTATATAATAGCAAATCACAACCGTAAAACACATCATAGAACGTTTACAGCAATGTTTTGTGTAAGTAGTGTAGATATTCTTATAAAATATTACGACTTATTAAAAGCTAAAAAAGAAGCTGGAGAACATCTACTTAATATTGCTACAATCTTTTCCTATAATGTAAATGAAGAAGATAAAGATGCAAATGGTCAAATACAAGAAGAAGATGTAAATGATGATAAACCTGTAAATAAACATTCAAGAGATAAATTAGATGAATTTATTGCAGATTATAATAAGCAGTTTGGATCTAAACATTCTACTAAAGATGGTAATGCGTTTCTAAACTATAAAAAGGATATTTCAAAACGAGTTAAGAATAAGCAGATTGATATATTATTAGTAGTTAATATGTTCCTTACAGGTTTTGATAGTAAGTCTTTAAATACGCTTTATGTTGATAAAAATTTAAACTTTCACGGTTTAATACAAGCCTATTCACGTACCAATAGAATTTTAAACGAAAAGAAATCACAAGGAAACATTTTAGCGTTCCGTAATCTAAAACAAAACACAGATGATGCTATTGCATTGTTTTCAGATAAAAATGCACAAGAAACTATTATAATAGCACCTTATGAAGAGCAAGTAAAGAAATTCAATGAAGCATATAAGGTATTAATGGGTATTGCACCAACGGTAGATAGTGTAAATGATTTGGTTACTGAAGAAGATGAATTAGAATTTGCAAAAGCATTTAGAGAAATAATGCGATTAAAAAATATATTATCATCATTTATAGAATTTACATTTGATGATACCTATATGAAAGATCAAGAGTTTGCAGATTACACAAGTAAATATTTAGACCTTTACGATAAGATAAAAACAAATAACCAAAAGGAAACAGTATCTATCTTAGATGAAATTGATTTTGAATTAGAGTTAATACATCGTGATGAAATTAATGTAGCTTACATAATGAAGCTATTAGCACAATTAAAAGATGCGAAACCAAAAGACCAAGCAAAACAGAAAAAACAAATTATAGATTTAATAGCTGGTGAATCTGAATTAAGAAGTAAACGTGTTTTAATAGAAAAGTTCATTCAAAATAATCTTCCTAAAATAAACGATAGTGAAGCTATTGAAGATGAATTTAAAAACTATTGGCAAGTAGAAACTAAAAAAGCTTTACAAGACTTAAGTAAGGCAGAAGCATTAAAACAGGATAAAGTAGAAGATATTATAAACGATTTTCTTTTTACAGGTAGAATGGCAACCGAAGATGAAGTAATAGAAGCATTAGAAAAACAACCAAGTGTCTTGCAAAGAGAATCAATAAGCACAAGAATCACAGAAAAAATAAAAGACTTTGTAAAGACTTTTATAAATGGTGTGGATAATTAA
- a CDS encoding restriction endonuclease subunit S → MVGKSIPLIRFPEFSGEWTKKKLSDIGYFYYGKSAPKWSLSKDAKTPCVRYGELYSTFGEVVDKIHSYTNIDPKNLKFSKGGEILVPRVGEDPLDFANCSYLPFKDVAIGEMISVFNTEENGLYLTYYINGCLKKGLAKMVEGGSVSNLYFRYLEPLKINIPSLPEQQKIASFLTDVDNKITILTKKKELLEQYKKGVMQKIFSQELRFKDENGNEFPEWKDKRLGLIGSIISGLTYSPNDINKNGVLVLRSSNVKKRLITLNDNVFVNVEEGKFNPVELNDILICVRNGSKRLIGKNAIIKEEHIGLAFGAFMTVYRSKYNQFLFHFFDSQHYKKEVHKNLGATINSINGSDLKKFKVPFPCIEEQNKISTFLSDIDLKIESLAINIKKAKSFKKGLLQKMFI, encoded by the coding sequence ATGGTAGGAAAATCAATACCATTAATTAGGTTTCCAGAGTTTAGTGGTGAATGGACAAAAAAGAAATTAAGTGATATAGGTTATTTTTATTACGGTAAAAGTGCACCAAAGTGGTCTCTTTCTAAAGATGCTAAAACACCTTGCGTTAGGTATGGTGAATTGTATAGTACTTTTGGCGAAGTAGTTGATAAGATACATTCTTATACAAACATAGACCCTAAAAATTTAAAATTTAGTAAAGGTGGTGAAATTCTTGTGCCTCGTGTTGGAGAAGACCCATTAGACTTTGCTAACTGTAGCTACTTGCCCTTTAAAGATGTAGCGATTGGAGAAATGATTTCAGTATTTAATACTGAAGAAAACGGTTTATACCTTACATACTACATTAATGGTTGCCTAAAAAAAGGGTTAGCAAAAATGGTTGAAGGAGGTAGTGTTTCCAATCTTTATTTTAGATATTTAGAACCTCTTAAAATTAACATCCCATCCCTTCCAGAACAACAAAAAATAGCATCATTCCTTACAGATGTAGATAATAAAATTACCATATTAACCAAAAAGAAAGAGCTTTTAGAGCAATACAAAAAAGGTGTAATGCAAAAAATCTTTAGTCAGGAATTAAGATTTAAAGATGAAAATGGTAATGAGTTTCCTGAATGGAAGGATAAAAGATTGGGATTGATTGGTTCGATAATAAGCGGTTTAACATATAGCCCTAATGATATTAATAAAAATGGTGTTTTGGTATTACGTTCTTCTAATGTAAAGAAGCGTTTAATAACTTTAAATGATAACGTTTTTGTAAATGTTGAAGAAGGTAAGTTTAATCCTGTAGAGTTAAATGATATTTTAATTTGTGTTAGAAATGGTAGTAAAAGATTAATAGGCAAGAATGCTATCATAAAAGAAGAGCATATTGGTTTAGCATTTGGTGCATTTATGACTGTGTACAGAAGTAAATATAACCAGTTTTTATTTCATTTTTTCGATAGTCAACATTATAAAAAAGAAGTTCATAAGAATTTGGGTGCAACTATTAATTCTATAAATGGTAGCGATTTGAAAAAGTTTAAAGTGCCTTTTCCTTGTATCGAAGAACAAAATAAAATTTCTACTTTTTTATCAGATATTGATTTAAAAATTGAATCATTGGCTATTAATATTAAAAAAGCAAAATCTTTCAAAAAAGGCTTATTACAAAAAATGTTTATATAA